The following coding sequences lie in one Phragmites australis chromosome 8, lpPhrAust1.1, whole genome shotgun sequence genomic window:
- the LOC133927645 gene encoding uncharacterized protein LOC133927645, translating into MAAPADSLDASTQAALDATTVAAGAAAAAAISPDTPAASLADTIAAATADAVRAVFASLSAPALTSPAAPPTHASAPTLAAPLQPAIPPRGSLPEAATLSVDPGDDATASLHAQAVAVLNVKTLVPVTLDLAAANYTKWRGLFLVILGKYALADHVLSDAYHPDRTDWARMDCVVLTWLYGSISVELLEIVMSASSTACIVWRDLEHQFLGNLEQRALNLSAEFHCFVQGDLSVTDYCRRLKRMADGLADLGEPVTDRTIVLMLLKGLNERFCHLQTILPLQKPFPTFVEARSQLLLEEITRDSRSSGASTAFLAAGSSSAGANRGSTPGGGPAPPPVHAAGFGSGGHAGHNSNNGRNFRNNRRRRGNGGGQNGSGAPSGQQQQQQHSSWPSPHNPWAGTIQMWPGPLGRGLLGPRPPATLGQAPFAGAALVGQAGAAGGVPASHDDPARHSPGGLRCWPIWLGCTDRCGPCSTAVLLASFAADLEQQQQLDLGAYMGPARTGERVQHRLPDTAVFPRT; encoded by the coding sequence ATGGCCGCACCCGCTGACTCCCTCGACGCATCCACCCAGGCGGCTCTCGACGCCACCACTGTGGCGGCCGGTGCAGCTGCCGCTGCGGCTATCTCCCCTGACACCCCTGCTGCGTCCCTCGCGGACACCATCGCCGCCGCGACTGCCGATGCGGTCCGAGCAGTCTTCGCCTCCCTTTCTGCTCCCGCGTTGACGTCTCCTGCGGCACCTCCTACCCATGCATCCGCGCCCACCCTGGCTGCGCCCCTGCAGCCGGCCATACCACCGCGTGGATCCCTTCCAGAGGCTGCCACCCTCTCCGTCGATCCCGGTGATGACGCCACGGCATCCCTTCACGCCCAGGCCGTGGCGGTTCTCAACGTCAAGACGTTGGTCCCAGTCACTCTTGACCTCGCTGCGGCCAACTACACAAAGTGGCGGGGTCTCTTCCTCGTCATCCTCGGCAAGTACGCATTGGCCGACCATGTCCTGTCCGATGCCTACCATCCAGACCGGACGGATTGGGCGCGCATGGATTGCGTCGTCCTCACATGGCTCTACGGCTCCATCTCCGTCGAGCTCCTCGAGATCGTGATGtcggcctcctccaccgcatgtaTCGTTTGGCGCGACCTCGAACACCAATTTTTGGGAAACTTGGAGCAGCGCGCCCTCAACCTCTCGGCGGAGTTTCATTGCTTCGTCCAAGGCGACCTCTCCGTCACCGACTACTGCCGACGTCTCAAGAGAATGGCCGACGGCCTTGCTGATCTCGGCGAGCCCGTCACCGACCGCACGATCGTCCTCATGCTGCTCAAAGGTTTGAACGAACGGTTTTGCCACCTGCAGACCATTCTTCCTTTGCAAAAACCGTTTCCTACCTTTGTCGAAGCCAGATCGCAACTACTGCTTGAAGAGATCACTCGCGACAGTCGTTCTTCCGGCGCATCGACAGCCTTTCTGGCCGCTGGCTCTTCAAGTGCTGGGGCTAACCGCGGCTCTACGCCTGGGGGCGGTCCTGCCCCTCCTCCTGTCCATGCCGCCGGGTTTGGCTCCGGTGGCCATGCCGGCCACAACAGCAACAACGGCCGAAATTTCCGCAATAATCGCCGGCGTCGCGGTAATGGTGGTGGACAAAATGGCTCGGGTGCTCCATCCGgccaacaacagcagcagcaacactCTTCCTGGCCCAGTCCCCATAATCCATGGGCTGGTACGATCCAGATGTGGCCTGGACCACTAGGCCGCGGTTTACTCGGCCCACGGCCGCCTGCTACATTGGGCCAGGCGCCCTTCGCTGGTGCTGCCTTGGTGGGCCAAGCTGGCGCTGCGGGTGGCGTGCCTGCCTCCCACGATGATCCAGCCCGCCACTCCCCTGGCGGCCTTCGGTGCTGGCCAATTTGGCTCGGCTGCACCGACCGGTGCGGCCCATGCTCTACAGCCGTACTACTCGCCTCCTTCGCCGCCGATCtggagcagcaacagcagctcGACCTCGGCGCCTACATGGGACCAGCACGCACTGGCGAACGCGTTCAACACCGTCTCCCTGACACAGCCGTCTTCCCCCGCACATGA
- the LOC133926742 gene encoding trigger factor-like protein TIG, Chloroplastic — protein sequence MELATASAAVASAARSPNRFSSPRAVSISWNNSSFASSSNSRSLSTSSASTSRRRLPVASAAVELREAASGDGDSVRVTETLQPGSSVEFSVEVPTSIIQECYQSTLQEYAKRFKVPGFRPGKIVPENILINYVGPEHVQDATLEAILKRTLPQALSSVEERALEDSVRILTKFDDMRNSFSLDDVFRYDVSVDVAPEVRWLSEDKYKNLKVVVEIDDVVNAEKAAEKELKRRHKALGLLRIVADRGLQVGDLVVLDIFAESINSDGSKGEKISSAESTGFHLDTEENNNLVPGFLGSLIGICPGETRSFPIQFPESFEQESLRGVRAQFTVVCKELFYRELPEMDDSLAGKLLPGCTTMDEVRERILERCKEVEKTAIEQATDNAILDQLGKLVEVDVPRSLFQEQGQQLYGAKLLQLQAERKLDKDQLASLSSQRSVQEYLEDERENITRIIKQMLAVGEIFKSENLQYSTDQLVKEIENSVAEFKQYNQDYDEDNIKQQVQDVLEASKVLEWLKENCTIEYIRQ from the exons ATGGAGctcgccaccgcctccgccgcagTCGCCTCCGCTGCGCGCTCCCCCAACCGCTTCTCCTCCCCTCGTGCAGTCTCCATCTCGTGGAACAATTCCTcgttcgcctcctcctccaactctcgctctctctccacgtcctccgcctccacctctcGACGACGGCTCCCCGTCGCCTCGGCCGCCGTCGAGCTCCGCGAGGCCGCGTCTGGGGACGGCGACTCCGTCCGCGTCACGGAGACGTTGCAGCCCGGGTCCAGT GTTGAGTTCAGCGTGGAGGTGCCTACTTCGATCATTCAGGAGTGCTATCAATCCACGCTACAGGAGTACGCAAAGCGTTTCAAG GTTCCAGGATTTCGGCCCGGGAAGATAGTGCCAGAGAATATTCTTATAAACTATGTGGGCCCAGAACATGTACAGGATGCTACACTTGAAGCTATCTTAAAACGGACACTTCCTCAAGCATTATCCTCG GTAGAGGAGAGGGCATTAGAAGATTCTGTTCGCATTCTGACTAAGTTTGATGATATGAGAAATTCTTTCTCACTTGATGATGTGTTTAG ATATGATGTTTCTGTGGATGTTGCCCCTGAAGTCCGATGGTTATCAGAAGACAAATATAAGAACCTCAAAGTGGTTGTTGAAATAGATGATGTTGTTAATGCCGAAAAGGCAGCAGAGAAAGAGCTTAAGCGTCGTCATAAAGCTCTGGGATTACTTAGAATAGTGGCTGACAGAGGCCTCCAG GTTGGTGATCTGGTGGTACTAGATATATTTGCAGAAAGTATTAACAGTGATGGCTCTAAAGGTGAAAAAATTTCATCAGCTGAGAGTACAG GTTTCCACTTGGACACTGAGGAAAATAATAATCTTGTTCCTGGATTTCTTGGTTCATTAATTGGGATTTGTCCTGGTGAGACCAGATCATTTCCTATTCAGTTCCCCGAGTCATTTGAGCAAGAAAGTCTAAGAGGTGTCCGTGCACAATTTACT GTTGTGTGTAAAGAGCTCTTCTACAGAGAGTTGCCAGAAATGGATGATTCACTTGCTGGAAAGCTCCTTCCAGGATGCACTACCATGGATGAG GTTCGAGAACGTATTTTGGAAAGATGTAAAGAAGTGGAGAAAACAGCCATAGAACAAGCAACAGATAATGCAATCCTTGATCAGCTTGGAAAG TTGGTTGAAGTTGATGTTCCACGTTCCTTGTTTCAAGAACAAGGCCAACAACTGTATGGAGCCAAACTCCTGCAACTTCAG GCAGAAAGGAAGTTAGATAAAGACCAGCTAGCATCGCTATCAAGCCAAAGGTCAGTTCAGGAGTACCTAGAAGATGAGAGGGAGAATATTACTAGAATCATTAAACAAATGCTGGCTGTTGGTGAAATTTTTAAGTCCGAAAATTTACAG TACTCAACTGATCAGCTCGTCAAGGAAATTGAGAACTCCGTGGCAGAGTTCAAGCAGTATAATCAAGACTATGATGAGGACAACATCAAGCAGCAG GTCCAGGATGTTCTAGAGGCATCGAAGGTGCTTGAATGGCTCAAGGAGAACTGCACGATCGAGTACATCAGACAATGA